The Streptomyces sp. A2-16 sequence ATCGCCACGCTCACGGCGGTGATGACCGAGCCGCTGGAGGAGCCGAAGAACGCGGGACCGCTCAAGGACGTCATCTACGGCCTGCTCACCAAGGACCCCGCCCAGCGGCTCGACGACAGCCGTGCGCGGGCCATGCTCACCGCGGTGATCCACGCGCCCGCGCCGAAGGAGCCCGAGCCGGAGCCGCCGGCGGACGCGACCCGGGTGGTGCCGTTGCCGGCGCAGCCGGAGGAGCGTGCGGGCGGGGAGCGGCTGCGCGGAGCGCTGCGTTCTGTGCGGAAGGCGGCCGGGGCGGCGGCGACGTCCGCGGCTGCGTCCCGCACCAAGTCCGGGAGCGGTAAGGGGGGTTCGGACGGCAAGGCGTCCGGTGGGGCCGGCTCGGGTGGGGCGCCCTCGGGTGGCGGGAAGGTGCCCGCTCAGGCTTCCGGGGCTGCCGCGGCCGCTTCGACCGCTTCGGCCTCCCCGTCGGGTTCGGCCTCGCCGGCGTCTTCTGTCTCTCCGGCCTCTTCGGCCTCTCCGCCGTCTTCGGCGTCCTCCACGTCCCAGGGGAAGGGCGCGGCGAGTGGGTCGTCGGCCTCGGGGGCGGTTCCGGCCTCGGACTCCACGTCGGGTTCCGCGTCCGGCTCGACGTCGGCCTCCGCGTCGACGTCGGCCTCGGCTTCGAGTGGGGCGGCCGGGGTCCGGGACGGCAAGACGCAGCAGGCCAATGCGGTCTCGGACGGGCGGAGTTCGGGATGGCCCGTGATGACGCCGCCGCCGGACCTGGCGCCGAGGCCGGTGCCCAGGGCGCCGCTGACCGACGTGGTGCCGCGGCGGACGCTGGTGATCATCGCGGTGGTCGTGGCGACGGTGGTCATCGGCATCGTCCTGGCTCTCACGCTCGGCGGGGACGACGGCACCGACGGGGCGAAGGGCGGCGGCACCAAGGCGACGGCGAGCACGGGCGCAAGTGCCGACACCAAGGAGGACGAGAGCGGGGGCACCCGGACCGACGGATCCACCGGCGGGTCCCCCTCGTCGGAGGCGGGCGCGGGAGCCGCGAACACGCCGAGCACCGAGGAGAGCGGCCGGAGTTCGGAAGGGTCCTCCGGTTCGGGGGGCTCCGCCGGTGACGGTGCCGTGGCCTCGACGCACCGGGGGAGCCAGGGGTACTCGATCGGGCTGCCCGAGGGGTGGAAGTTCCGGACCAGCGATTCCGCGGGCGACCGGTTCACCGGGCCCGACGGGCAGCGACTCCTGGTCGCCTGGACCAGCACGCCCAAGGGTGACCCGGTGGCGGACTGGGAGAACCAGGAAAACGGCATGACCCGCTCGCAATACACCAAGATCCGAATAGAGAAGGTGAGCTACCGCGGCTGGAACACGGCCGACTGGGAGTTCACCTATGTGGAGAGCGGCACGAAGTACCGGACGATCGACCGTGGATTCGTCGTCAACGGCCATCTCGGATATGCGCTGATGTACACCGCGAAAGCCGCGAACTGGGGCACTGAGCTGCGCAAGGACACATGGCAGACGCTCGCTCGTACCTTCGAACCGAAGTCGTGACGCGTCGTGCGGTGAAGGGTTCTGCGATTGCGCCGTGAGATCTGTCATCCCCTCTTTGCGGGTTGCCTCCGGCACGTATCGTGAGTGTTTGTGGACCGTCCGCATCCAGGTTCGGACAGGGAACGGGCCACGAGGCGAACGGAATTGACCAACCGGGCGGCCGGGGGAGGCAACGTGGACGACTATGCGGGTCGGGTGCTCGCCGACCGCTACCGCCTGCCGCTGCCCCCGTCCGACGAGTACGAACTCACCGAGACGCGCGCCTTCGACACCTACAGCGGGCAGGAAGTCCTAGTCCGGCAGGTGCCCTTGCCCGAGGTCGTCGAGGCGGAAGTGCTCGACGCGGGAGGACTGCCCGAAGGGTTCACGGCCCGCGATCCCCGGAGCGCGCGGCGACCCTCGGGACGGGGCGGTGCGCGCCGGCCCACGGAACCCGCCGTGCGGCGGGCCGTCGAGGCCGCGCAGGCCGCCGCCCGGATCCCCGACCATCCGCGTCTCGACCAGGTCTTCGACGTGTTCGCCGAGGGCGGCTCGCTGTGGATCGTCAGCGAGTTGGTCTCCGCGCGGTCACTGGCGGCGCTGCTCTCCGAGAAGCCGCTGACGCCGTACCGGGCGGCCGAGGTCGCCTCCGACGTGCTCATGGCGCTGCGGGTGCTGCACGCGCACGGCTGGGTGCACCGCAACATCACCGCCCGCACGGTGCTCGTCTGCGACGACGGCCGGGTCATGCTGACCGGCCTCGCGGTCGGCGCGGCCGAGGAGGCACTGTGCGGTTACGACCCGGTGCCGATCGAGGCGGGCGAATGGGGCACCGGTGGCGGGGAGCCGGGTGCCGGGGCGGTTGACGCCCGGGGCGGTGGGCCCGGTAGGGCCGACGGGCGCGGTGGACCCGTAGGACCCGCAGGACTTGGTGGATCCGCAGGGCCTGGTGGACACCGGGTTCCGGGGCAGTCGACGGGGCCGGGCGGTGGGCTCGGCGGCGTGGGCAGGGCTGGTGGTGCCGGGGTGTCCGGCGGGGCGGGTGGCGCCCGTACGGCTCTCGGGGGCGGTGCCGCCGACGCGGCCTTCGGGCTGGGCGCCCGAAACGCCGGGCCGGGCCCGGGTGGTGCGCTCACCTTCGGCGCGGGCGATCCCGAGGCGGCCCGGCGGGCCGCGATCGAGGCGCGGGAGGCGCGGGGGCTGCCCGGAGCCGGGGTCGAGGCGGCCAACGGGACCGGGGCGTCCGCCGAGCTCGTCCGCAGGGAACCCGACGGCGGTACGGACGTCCGGGCGGCGCGGGCGGGAGCGATCGCCGCGTATCGCGCGGGCGCGCGGGCCGCGGCCCGGGTCCAGGAGTCGCAGAACAGCAGGGCCGCCCTGCCCGGAGCCCGCCCGGCACCGGAAGCCGACCCCACCTCACGCACACAGGACACCCACCCTGCCGTACAGGCCGACGGGGTGGAGCAACCGCGGTACCCCTCGGGGAACGGCGGGCCGCAGTCACCGTATCCGTCGGATGATCCCGGATCGCAGTCGCCGTACGCCCTGGGCAACGGGGCGGAGCAGCGGCCGTACCCGTCGGCCGACGGGGTGGGGCAGTCGCCGTACCCGTCCGGCAACTCCGGTTCGCAGTCGCCGTATCCGTCGGCCAACGGCGGTTCGCAGTCGCCGTACCCCTTGGGCGGCGGCGCGCAGTCGTCGGGGCCGTCGGTCAACGGCCTTGCGCAGCCCCCGTATCCGGTCGTGGACGGCGTCGAGCAGGTGCCCGGGGTCGTGGCTCCGGGGCGGATAGCCGATCCCTACGGAGTGCGGCCCGCGCCCTGGCACGGGGCTGTGCCGCGTGGTGGGGGCGAGGCATCCGCGGGTGAGGTGCCCGCTCCGGACGCCGTGCCCGCCGTTGAGCAGGCATCCGCGCCCACCCGCTGGGAGGACCTCCCCCCGGCCGATGCCCCCGCCCGCCGCGGCCCCACCACCGCGCTCGCCGCCGAGCGGGCACGACAGGCCCGGATGGCCGTGGTCGGACCCGTCACCGAGCGCTGGGCACCGGAACAGGCCGGCCCGGTGCACGAGAACTGGCAGCTCGCCGCGCCCATCGGCCCCGCGACCGATCTGTGGGCGCTCGGGGCGCTGCTGTTCCGGGCCGTCCAGGGGCACGCGCCCTATCCCGAGGAGTCGACGGCCGAGCTGGTGCAGCTGGTGTGCGCCGAGCCGCCCGCCTTCGCGGAGGAGTGCGGTCCGCTGCGGCCGGTCGTGGAGTCGTTGCTGCGGCAGGACCCGACCGAGCGGCTGGACTTCGAGGAACTGCGTGGCTGGCTGCGGTCGTTGGTGCGGTCCGCCCCCGAGCCGGAGGCCGGCGCCCATGTCGTCGCCGCACCGCCCGTGGACGCGAGCCGGCTGCCGATCGTGCGGCGCCGGGGCGAGTTGGTGCGCAGGCGGCGCGCCGGCCTGCCCGCGACGCACGGACGGCACAAGCGGGCCCGGGACGAGGCCGCTCCCTCCCCGCGCCGCCTCGGCCGCAATCTGCTGCTTCTGATCCTGCTGGTGATGGCCGCGGCGATCGCGTACGCCATGTACTTCATGCCGAAGTCGAACCCCGACGACGGCGCCGCCCGGAAGACGGGTTCCACCAGCCAGGCCGGTCCGGCGCAGTCCCCGGAGGCCGGCAGCGACCCCCGACCCGAGCCGACCACCCCCGAGCCGTCGCAGTCCAGCGGAGCCGCCGAGACCCAGACCGCCGGGCCCGAGGTCGCCGACGGCTTCACCCTGCGCACGGACGCCGAGGGCTTCAAGATCGCGGTGGCCAACGGCTGGGACCGCACCCCGAGGAACGGCCGCGGTCAGGTGGTCTACTCGAAGGGCGGCTTCGAGCTGATCGTCGTGCCCGGGCGGGACACCGCGACGGCCAACGGCGGCGATCCGATGGTCTACCAGCGGGAGAAGGAGCCCGAGCTCCAGCCGTACCGCGACTCCAGCTGGGCCACGGCCACCGGGCTGAAGTCGATCCAGGTGGGCACCAGGAGCATGGCCGAGGGGCAGTTCACCTGGACCGCCGACGACGGACGCGAGCTGTACGTGCGCAACCTCGCGATCCTGATCGGCGGGAAGTACCACGTGGTGCAGGTGCGCGGGCCCGAGGCGGAGCGCGACGAGGTGACCCGGCTGTACGAGCAGGCGTCGGCCACGTATCAGGTGACCGGCTGACGGACGCGGCAGCGGGCGGCTGGACGGACTCCGGCCGGCTCGCGGACGCCGTAGCGGCTCACGGACGCCGTACAGGCGCCGCGGGTTCACTCGTCCTTCGCGGAAGCGACAACCGTCACAGTGAGGTCTCCTTGACGCCCCCCTGGTTCCCCTCGGCGCGGGCCGGTCCTTAGTCTGACTGCGTCAAGAGCATTGCGGGGAAACGTGAATCAGATGCAGGGCCTGCTCCTCGCGGGGCGCTACCGGCTCGCCGACCCGATAGGCAAGGGCGGCATGGGCCGGGTCTGGCGTGCCCACGACGAGGTGCTGCACCGGGCCGTGGCGATCAAGGAGTTGACCGCCGCGCTCTATGTTTCCGAGAGCGACCAGACCGTCCTGCTCGCCCGTACCCGCGCGGAGGCGCGTGCGGCCGCCCGGATCAACCACTCGGCCGTCGTCACCGTGCACGACGTGCTCGACCACGACGGCCGGCCCTGGATCGTGATGGAGCTGGTCGAGGGCCGTTCGCTGGCCGACGCCGTCAAGGAGGACGGCCGGATCGAGGCGCGCGAGGCGGCCCGGATCGGACTGTGGGTGCTGCGGGCCCTGCGCGCCGCGCACTCCGCCGGCGTCCTGCACAGGGATGTGAAACCCGGCAACGTCCTCCTCGGCCAGGACGGCCGTGTCCTGCTCACCGACTTCGGCATCGCCCAGATCGAGGGCGACACCACGATCACCCGCACCGGAGAGGTCGTCGGCTCGGTCGACTACCTCGCCCCCGAGCGGGTCCGCGGTGCCGACCCCGGGCCGTCCGCCGACCTGTGGGCGCTCGGTGCCACGCTGTACACGGCGGTCGAGGGACGGTCGCCGTTCCGCCGTACGACCCCGCTGACCACCATGCAGGCCGTGGTCGACGAGGAACCCGCCGAACCGCGCGAAGCCGGCCCGCTCGGGCCCGTCATCGCCGCCCTGCTGCACAAGGACCCCGCCGCGCGGCCGGACGCCGCCGAGGCCGAGCAGATGCTCGCCGAGGCGGCGGAGGGCCGACGGCCGAACGCGGCACAGGCCTATGTGCCGACGCAACATGTGGGTTCCCGCCACGAGCCCGGAGCGCACAGCGGCTCCCACAGTGGGCTGCGCACACCGGTTCCGGGAACTCCGGTTCCGGGCGCACCGGTCGGCGGCTCGTCCTACCCCTCGGGTCCGGGTCCGTCGTACCCCTCGGCCACCGGCCCGGCGTACTCCTCGGGCTCGGGCCCGACCTACCACTCGGGCACGCCGTACCCGCCGGCCACCGGCCCCACGACCATCGGCCCCCCGCACCACATTGGCAGCGGTCCGACGGCCCCGCCCAGGCGCCGTCGGCTGCGCTCCGTCGCGCTCGTGGTCGCGCTCGCCGCGATCGTCAGCGCCGGGACCGTGGTCGCGCTGCAGAAGTGGGACGAGGGGCGGGACAAGGGCGGCACGTCCGCCTCGTCGGACACCTCGCCCAGCACCACGCCGACGGCGAGCGCGGACGCGGGCCGGCCCGGCTGGACCCGGTACAACGACCCCGTGGGCTTCAGCGTCTCGCTCCCCGAGGGCTGGGAGCGCACGGTTTTCAGCCCTCCCGCCGACGGCCTGACCCAGATCGACTACTCCCCGGACAAGGGCAAGCACTTCCTGCGGGTCGCCGTCGACACCTCGCCGGACTTCGACGACCCCCTCCAGCACCAGATCGACCTGGAGAAGCAGATCGACGGGCTCAAGGACTACCACCGCGTGAGCATGGTCGAGAACACCTACCGGGACCGTCCGGGCGCCCGGTGGGAGTACACCTGGACCGCGCTGGCCAAGGACATCGCCTTCCCCGGGCCGCGCCGGGCCGTGGAGGAGACGTACATGTCCCGGGACGGCGCCGAGTACGCGATCTACATGTCGGCGCCCGCGTCGAGCTGGCCGACCACCAGCAAGCAGTTCACGGCGGTGCTCCAGGGCTGGAGCGAGACGCACGACTGACGGAGTTGGCCGGTCACCGCCCCGGAGTGGGTTCGTCCGCTGCGGCATGATGGGGCTCATGGGGACCGAGGGGGACACCTTCCGTGTGATCGCGGGCCGTTATCGCCTGGAGGCGAGGATCGGTCGCGGTGGCATGGGCGTGGTGTGGCGGGCGACCGACCAACTGCTCGGCCGGCAGGTCGCCGTCAAGGAGATCCCGCTCGACGAGACACTCTCCGCCGAGGACGCCCGGCTCCAGCGCGAGCGCACCCTGCGCGAGGCCGGTGCCGTCGCCCGGCTGAACCACCCGCACATCATGGTGGTCCACGACGTCGTCGAGCAGGACGAACGGCCGTACATCGTCATGGAGTTGATCGACGGCGGTTCCCTCGCCGACCGGATCTCCGCCGACGGCCCGGTCGACGCCGCCGAGGCCGCGCGGATCGGCGCCGACCTGCTGAGCGCGCTGCGCGCCGCGCACGCGGCGGGGGTGCTGCACCGGGACATCAAGCCCGCCAACGTCCTCGTCGAGTCCGGCACCGGCCGGGTCGTCCTCACCGACTTCGGCATCGCCCAGGTCGCGGGCGCCACCACCCTCACCGAGACCGGCTCGTTCGTCGGCTCGCCCGAATACACCGCGCCCGAGCGGATGTCCGGGGTCAGGACCGGTCCCGAGGCCGATCTGTGGTCCCTGGGCGCGCTGTTGTGCACCGCCCTCAGCGGCGAATCGCCTTTCCGCCGCGACTCGTTGGGCGGCATCCTGCACGCCGTCGTCATCGACGAGATCCGGCCGCCCGCGCAGGCCGCGCCGCTCCTCCCGGTCGTACGGGGGCTGCTGGAGCGGGACCCGGAGCGCCGGCTGGACGCCGTGGAGGCGGAGCGGATGCTGCGGGCCTTCCGGGACACGGGCCGCACCCCGCCGCGCCGGGCGCCCGAGCGCGCGTACACGCCGACCCAGCGGGATGTTCCGCTACGGCGTTCCGCGGCAGGGCGGCTCCTTCCGCCACGGCGGTCCCCGGCGCCGGAGCCCTCGGGGGGCGGCGGGCCCGTGGCACCGGCGCGGTCGAGACGGGGTGTGCTCACGGCGGCCCTGCTGGTCGCGGTGATGGCGGGCGCGGGCGCGTCGGCGGCGGTGCTGCTGTCGGACCGGGGCGAGGGCGGGGGCCGTACGGATGCCGGCAGTTCGGCGCCCGGGACGCCCGCG is a genomic window containing:
- a CDS encoding serine/threonine-protein kinase, which translates into the protein MSDAERAGASRQDESERLLAGRYRLGGVLGRGGMGTVWRAEDETLGRTVAVKELRFPSSIDDDEKRRLITRTLREAKAIARIRNTSAVTVYDVVDEDDRPWIVMELVEGKSLAEVIREDGLLEPKRAAEVGLAILDVLRSAHREGILHRDVKPSNVLISEDGRVVLTDFGIAQVEGDPSITSTGMLVGAPSYISPERARGHKPGPAADLWSLGGLLYAAVEGAPPYDKGSAIATLTAVMTEPLEEPKNAGPLKDVIYGLLTKDPAQRLDDSRARAMLTAVIHAPAPKEPEPEPPADATRVVPLPAQPEERAGGERLRGALRSVRKAAGAAATSAAASRTKSGSGKGGSDGKASGGAGSGGAPSGGGKVPAQASGAAAAASTASASPSGSASPASSVSPASSASPPSSASSTSQGKGAASGSSASGAVPASDSTSGSASGSTSASASTSASASSGAAGVRDGKTQQANAVSDGRSSGWPVMTPPPDLAPRPVPRAPLTDVVPRRTLVIIAVVVATVVIGIVLALTLGGDDGTDGAKGGGTKATASTGASADTKEDESGGTRTDGSTGGSPSSEAGAGAANTPSTEESGRSSEGSSGSGGSAGDGAVASTHRGSQGYSIGLPEGWKFRTSDSAGDRFTGPDGQRLLVAWTSTPKGDPVADWENQENGMTRSQYTKIRIEKVSYRGWNTADWEFTYVESGTKYRTIDRGFVVNGHLGYALMYTAKAANWGTELRKDTWQTLARTFEPKS
- a CDS encoding serine/threonine-protein kinase, coding for MGTEGDTFRVIAGRYRLEARIGRGGMGVVWRATDQLLGRQVAVKEIPLDETLSAEDARLQRERTLREAGAVARLNHPHIMVVHDVVEQDERPYIVMELIDGGSLADRISADGPVDAAEAARIGADLLSALRAAHAAGVLHRDIKPANVLVESGTGRVVLTDFGIAQVAGATTLTETGSFVGSPEYTAPERMSGVRTGPEADLWSLGALLCTALSGESPFRRDSLGGILHAVVIDEIRPPAQAAPLLPVVRGLLERDPERRLDAVEAERMLRAFRDTGRTPPRRAPERAYTPTQRDVPLRRSAAGRLLPPRRSPAPEPSGGGGPVAPARSRRGVLTAALLVAVMAGAGASAAVLLSDRGEGGGRTDAGSSAPGTPASGTTATAGPAPGATRPSASSATRPSAPVATLPSAPSGYRVAEDPAGFALAVPEGFTRQPQGERVFYLSAGETFRIGVKVTDPQPGGPLGVMRRAAAKGPEANPGYRDGRVTSVTHRGHPAALWEFTWDGFSAAEGARHTYDLCWEEDGRLYDVWVSAPVGKVREAREYFDVAVDTFTLP
- a CDS encoding serine/threonine-protein kinase → MQGLLLAGRYRLADPIGKGGMGRVWRAHDEVLHRAVAIKELTAALYVSESDQTVLLARTRAEARAAARINHSAVVTVHDVLDHDGRPWIVMELVEGRSLADAVKEDGRIEAREAARIGLWVLRALRAAHSAGVLHRDVKPGNVLLGQDGRVLLTDFGIAQIEGDTTITRTGEVVGSVDYLAPERVRGADPGPSADLWALGATLYTAVEGRSPFRRTTPLTTMQAVVDEEPAEPREAGPLGPVIAALLHKDPAARPDAAEAEQMLAEAAEGRRPNAAQAYVPTQHVGSRHEPGAHSGSHSGLRTPVPGTPVPGAPVGGSSYPSGPGPSYPSATGPAYSSGSGPTYHSGTPYPPATGPTTIGPPHHIGSGPTAPPRRRRLRSVALVVALAAIVSAGTVVALQKWDEGRDKGGTSASSDTSPSTTPTASADAGRPGWTRYNDPVGFSVSLPEGWERTVFSPPADGLTQIDYSPDKGKHFLRVAVDTSPDFDDPLQHQIDLEKQIDGLKDYHRVSMVENTYRDRPGARWEYTWTALAKDIAFPGPRRAVEETYMSRDGAEYAIYMSAPASSWPTTSKQFTAVLQGWSETHD
- a CDS encoding protein kinase, translated to MDDYAGRVLADRYRLPLPPSDEYELTETRAFDTYSGQEVLVRQVPLPEVVEAEVLDAGGLPEGFTARDPRSARRPSGRGGARRPTEPAVRRAVEAAQAAARIPDHPRLDQVFDVFAEGGSLWIVSELVSARSLAALLSEKPLTPYRAAEVASDVLMALRVLHAHGWVHRNITARTVLVCDDGRVMLTGLAVGAAEEALCGYDPVPIEAGEWGTGGGEPGAGAVDARGGGPGRADGRGGPVGPAGLGGSAGPGGHRVPGQSTGPGGGLGGVGRAGGAGVSGGAGGARTALGGGAADAAFGLGARNAGPGPGGALTFGAGDPEAARRAAIEAREARGLPGAGVEAANGTGASAELVRREPDGGTDVRAARAGAIAAYRAGARAAARVQESQNSRAALPGARPAPEADPTSRTQDTHPAVQADGVEQPRYPSGNGGPQSPYPSDDPGSQSPYALGNGAEQRPYPSADGVGQSPYPSGNSGSQSPYPSANGGSQSPYPLGGGAQSSGPSVNGLAQPPYPVVDGVEQVPGVVAPGRIADPYGVRPAPWHGAVPRGGGEASAGEVPAPDAVPAVEQASAPTRWEDLPPADAPARRGPTTALAAERARQARMAVVGPVTERWAPEQAGPVHENWQLAAPIGPATDLWALGALLFRAVQGHAPYPEESTAELVQLVCAEPPAFAEECGPLRPVVESLLRQDPTERLDFEELRGWLRSLVRSAPEPEAGAHVVAAPPVDASRLPIVRRRGELVRRRRAGLPATHGRHKRARDEAAPSPRRLGRNLLLLILLVMAAAIAYAMYFMPKSNPDDGAARKTGSTSQAGPAQSPEAGSDPRPEPTTPEPSQSSGAAETQTAGPEVADGFTLRTDAEGFKIAVANGWDRTPRNGRGQVVYSKGGFELIVVPGRDTATANGGDPMVYQREKEPELQPYRDSSWATATGLKSIQVGTRSMAEGQFTWTADDGRELYVRNLAILIGGKYHVVQVRGPEAERDEVTRLYEQASATYQVTG